Genomic window (Heptranchias perlo isolate sHepPer1 chromosome 11, sHepPer1.hap1, whole genome shotgun sequence):
actctcacttcacctctggaattcagcttttttgtccatgtttggaccaaggctgtaatgaggtctggagccgagtggtcctggcggaacccaaactgagcatcggtgagcaggttattggtgagtaagtgccgcttgatagcactgtcgacgacaccttccatcactttgctgatgattgagagtagactgatagggcggtaattggccgatttggatttgtcctgctttttgtggacgggacatatctgggcaattttccacattgtcgggtagatgccagtgttgtagctgtactggaacagtttggctagaggcgcagctagttctggagcaaaagtcttcagcactactgccgggatgttgtcggggcccatagcctttgttgtatccagtacactcagccatttcttgacatcacgtggagtgaatcgaattggctgaagactggctcgaaaaattcaatcaaattagtcagacttgacctcccctttacaaatctgtgctgactgaccttgattaatccatgcctttttaagtgacagtttattctgtccctcagaattgattccaataatttgcccaccatcgaggttaggctgactggcctgtaattactcggtctatccttcgctccctttttaaacaacggtacaacgttagcagtcctccagtcctccagcactacgcctgtatccagtgaagtttggaaaatgagtgttaaagcctccgctatttcctccctggcttcttttaacagcctgggatacatttcatccggccctggtgatttatccactttcaaagatgctaatccccctaatatttcctctctcactatgtttatcccatccaatatttcacactcctcctccttaacttcaatctccacatcatccctctcctttgtgaagccagatgcaaagtattcattaaggacCATACCTACatattccgcctccacacatagtttatcttttaggccctactctttccttagttatcctcttgctctttatgtatttataaaacatctttgggttttctttgattttacctgctaatattttttcatgccctctctttgctttcctaatttcctttttaacttcacccctgcactttgtatactcctctaaactTACCATAGTATTGAGTttccggtgtctatcataggctttctttttctgtcttatcttaccctgaatgcttcttgacagatttggcagcccctccctttttctttatgggaacatgtttaccctgaaccccttgaatcacccctttgaatgtctcccactgctctgacaatgatttaccttcaagcagctgtttccagtttacatctgctaaatcacttctccgtttagtaaaattggcctttccctaatcgaaactaaagaaaaaggcatactctaagtacataaacaataaaggagacgatgacaaaagggaatacgaaaaggtcaggaaagaagtcaaaaaaacaattaagaaagcaaaaggGAACTACGAGataaaattatcaaggaatataaaaagaaatagtaaagtattctacagatacataagtaacaaaagaaaaatcagaaaaatgatagggccactaaggaatgcacaagatatactcacaggtaatgacagcaaaatggcagaaatattgaatagttactttgcctccatatttaccagggagagtaTCAAGttaggcaggacattagaagaacagatcgaaaaagatattaaaacatttaagttagaaaggggggagataattgataaactgatcaaacttagggaggataagacctctggtctggatggattgcatctgttaatattaaaagaagttatgcAGGagttagcagaggcactattacatatatataaaaattcactcgaaaagggaatagtgccagaggactggcgggcaGCTAATGtggttcctatatttaaaaatggagatagaacaagagaactacagaccaattagcttaatattggtggtaggaaagataatggaatctttactcaaagatgtaatagaaagacatctggagaacaaaaatataatcaagattagttagcatggatttcagaagggaaagtcttgcttgaccaaccttattgaattctttaaagaaataacggaaagagtagacaagggtaatgcagtatttggattttcaaaaggtcttctaTAAGATACCGTattatagactcatgactaaggtcagagagtgtggagtcaggggacaggtaggagaatggatagcaagttggctacaaaacagaaaacagagattggggttaagggtaactactcagactgggaaaaggtgggcagtggtgttccatagggatcggtgctgggaccactgttgatcaccatttacattaacgatttggattcgggaattggaagtacaatttcaaaatttgcagatgacaccaaattggggggtgtagttaatacaaaggaagaaagcgtCAAAAGGCAAGAGGGTATTAATAAAGTTGCATAATGGGCGTGtgattggaaaatgaatttcaatatagataagtgtgagatggtgcattttgataggaagaataaggaggccacacacgccttggataatagtctaaatgggatagaggagcaaagggatctaggggtacagatacacaaatcactaaaagcaggttaataaggccataaaaaaaggcaaatcaaactctagggttcatttctagagggatagaattgaaaagcaaaggagttatgttaaacttgtatagaatcttgactagacaacacttggagtattgtgaacaattctggtctctatatagaaaggatatagatgcattggagaaggtgcaaaaaagattcacaaggatgatagctgaattgagaggatatccttatcaggaaagacggaacaggctggagctcttttctcaagaaaagagaaggctgaggggttacCTGATAGAGGTCAATAAGATTATGAtacagtttgatagggtagacattgagtaaatgtttccacttgtgggggagtcaaaactagaggtcataaatataaaagtcGCCAATAAATCTGATTCACCCATCTAATGACGGTGTATAACTTTATTCACCCGTCTAATGACGGTGTATAACTTTATTCACCCGTCTAATGACGGTGTATAACTTTATTCACCCGTCTAATGACGGTGTATAACTTTATTCACCCGTCTAATGACGGTGTATAACTTTATTCACCCGTCTAATGACGGTGTATAACTTTATTCACCCGTCTAATGACGGTGTATAACTTTATTCACCCGTCCAATGACGGTGTATAACTTTATTCACCCGTCCAATGACGGTGTATAACTTTATTCACCTGTCTAATGACGGTGTATAACTTTATTCACCCGTCTAATGACGGTGTATAACTTTATTCACCCATCTAATGACGGTGTATAACTTTATTCACCCGGGTTGGGTTCAAACCCAGATCTCTGCTCATTCGCCCTCATTCAGATGTTAAGTGTCGATGTTTCCTTGATTCAGAGCTCGTCAGAGAGGCATTAACATTGCTCCGGTTGGACACTGGCAGGGGCATGTCATTAAATGTCTGCGAATTTGGGGTGTTGCTGGGACTACCTCGGAAGGTTGTTCAAGACTGCCTCTTCGAACTTGAAAGTGCCGAAGATTTTCACCAGCTTGCCGCAGTGATCCACACCTTCATGGAAAAAACCAACGATGAGGAAAGACTGAGGCAAAAGATGGCTTCAGCTAACGGATATCGTAAGACCAACTGTTCATAATCCAGTAGATTTCATAAAGACAATGTTTTACAACATTCGTAAAGGGCTCCAATTTGGTGTCCATGTTAAATGTCAAGACTAAAAAGTAAGCATCAGTGAAAGGAAaagacaaacttgcatttatatagcacctttcacaacctcgggacctcccaaaatgcttcacaccaatgaagtacttcttgagtgtagtcactgttgtaatgtcggcagccaatttgcgcacagcaaggttccccaaacagtaatgagataaatgaccagataatctgttttagtgatgttggttggaggataaatattgacaccagggtgaactccccagctcttcttcaaatagtgacagcGGATCTATTATAGCCACCCGAGAgagcagtttaatatctcatgcgaaagacggcacctctgacagtgcagcactccctcagtactgtaatgaagcatcagcctggattaagtgctcaagtgaggcctggagtggggcttgaacctatgaccatCTGACTCAGGGGTGACAGTGCTGCCACTGAGAAAACCTAACACTTAATTGTTAGTAGTAGCTTAAATCATGGAGCAAAGTGCTAATGAAGTGAGGATTTGTTTTAGTGCAGTTTTCCTCCCATGTCAATGTCTgaaagtttacatttttttttaaacgttgTGTTAAATATCTCATTGAAGACAAGATAGTGTCTTGTTGAGGGCCTGTTAATAGCcttacccctctctatctctgtaacctccttcagccctacaaacctccgagatctctgcgctccttcaattcttgcctcttgtgtatccccagttttcattgctccaccattggccataccttcagctgcctaggtcctaagctctggaattccctcccttcacctctccgcctttctacctctctctcctcctttaagacggtccttaaaacctctttgacccttttggtcacctgtcctaatatctgcttatgtggctcagtgtcaaattttgtctgattacgctcctgtgaagagccttggaacgttttactatgttaaaggcgctatttaaatgcaagttgttgttgttgttgttattgttaaagGCCTGATAATACAGCACCTACCGATTCTTCTGTGAGTGATGCAATGGCAGTGCAGTAATTAGTTCAGCTGACACCAGTTGTCCCTGTTGACCTGCAAGAGCGAGTGATTGTTATCTGAACACTCCATGTCACAGTATTCACTTCACATGGGCCGATAATACTGATGATTTCCTTCATGGAAGGAGTGGGAGTTAATAGTGTTGAATGAACTTCCTGGAGATactggaggtcatgtgattaTAGGAGGAAGCCACGGTCAGATTGGGTGCCCTCTCCAACCTGAGATGCCTTTCAACATGACTCCGTTCTGGGAGCACTGAATTTACCCAATAAAAGACTTGTGGGATTCCCAATGTGCCCTAATGATTCCAAAGTCAACACAAGTTGAAATTATTGGGCAAGATGGTCTATCAAACTGAAGCAGTAGCTGGAAGTGGGACCCCTCGGCCATGTTTAAATGCTTTATGCACTTAGTTAAGGAACTACAGTGGTTGGAAATTGCATAATTTGTCTTTCAAGGTAGCACCGGAAAGTACAATGGGTTAACACTCCTACAGCGCACACCAGGAGCACAGATTACGCAATGGTGCCCTCAGAGcccgtgattttccatccattacctTTAATAGAAAGATGATCATGGGCTTGGGTGCTTACAATTTCACGATAGCTCCTCCCAGCACACGCCAGACAGTGGCACGGCAAGCGTTTTCTCCCAGTGAACCAAATGCGTGTCCATGCATCATAAACACTGGCAAGTTTACTCGAGGTAACGGACTCTGCTGTTCTTTGTTCCCCTCCTCAGGTTTGCTGCTGTCACGAAGAGCAAAATTGTTGTTGAAACTTCTTCAAAGTGGCCTGGCTGATTGTCATCGCAGCGAGCAGTTCAGCAACATCTGTCTTTTTATTCTGAGGGACTGCCTGGCTGAAGCTGAAGAAGATGTTTCTGAGGTATCAACCCTGGATATTATGGGCTGTCTCCAGAAGCTGGAAGGTAACAGCCTTGTGGACGTGATGATTGTCAGGGAACTGGCCGAAGTATGGAGTGAGGGAGCAGCTGAAAACTTCCAGAGGAGCGTCCCATTTATTACTCAGCTTGTCAGAGACCTTTTCCCTCTCTTAGACACAGTGGAATTTGACGCAGTTCTTGTACGGAGAGGTGTTTATCGCTGCCACCCACGGACACTCAGGCGAGTTACCAGCTTCAAAGGTAATCAGCCCGTTCCTTTCAAAACCCATCTTAAGGAGGCACGCAAAGCTCGACACTTTTTGTTCAAGGTTCTCTTATTAAACCACAGTGTATATTCCATTCTCTTTAATAATTCAATATCATTGAATCGGCTGTAGCTCAGtcggtatcactctcgcctctgagtcagaaggttgtgggttcaagtcccactccagggacttcaggcgcataatctaggctgacactccagtgcaatactgaccgagtgctgcactgttggaggtgccgtcttttggatgagacattaaaccgaagcacCGTCTgtccactcaggtggatgtaaaagattccatggcgctgtttcaaagaagagcaggggtgttctccctggtgtcctggtcaatatttatccctcaaccaacatcactgaaacagattatctggtcattatcacattgctgtttgtgggatcttgctttgtgcaaattggctgccgtgtttcctacattacaacagtgactgcacttcaagagtgctttgggacgccatGAAAgcaagtataaatgcaagtcttgctttctTTCATTCTGTCAAAGATTTACACATTAGATATTCTGCTTTCAGCTGCCCTTTCTGATGCCATCCTGACTCTTGTGATAGGGGAAAGTGGGGGTTTGGCCTCAGCTGTTGGAGAGGAGGAGTATGGAGACCGTGCTTTACAAGTAGCATCATGaagggagaagagagtggagatttAGGTTGAGGCTTGTGGCAGAGGGGATACAGGGGGCTAGGGATAGGTGCTGAGGGGCAGGGTATGTGTGCTGATGGACTTAGGAGAGGTGAGGGGACTCAGCGGGCAAGGGAATGGGGCTCAGGGGTCAGGTGATAGGAATGTGGAGAGGAGGTGAAGGCCACAGCTATGGAGCCTCTCAAAGGGCTGAGCAGCAGAGGGGATTCCCTAGAGTGGGAGCTTGAATTAAAACAGGGGGCCTGGAGATAGGGTACAGTCATGAGGGAGCTGGGAATGACGAATAAAAATGCAGATAGAGCCGGAAGTGACAGAGATAAGATGGacaaacaacagcaacaacttgcatttatatagcaacctcTAAcgaggtaaaacgtcccaaggcacttcacaggagcgttatcaaacaaaatctgacaccaagccacataaggtgatattagggcagatgaccaaaagcttggtcaaagagttaggttttaagaagcatcttaaaggaggagagaaaggttgagaggcggagaggtttagagaaggaattcaagagcttggggtctaggcagttgaaagcacggccgccattggtggtgcgattaaaatcggggattcaaaagaggctagaattggagaatcgtagagatctcagagggttctatgtttggaggaagttacagagatagggaggggcgagaccatgaagggatttgaaaaggttgagaattttaaaattctaggAGCAGTAAATGTTGGGGTGTgaggcggagtgggggggggggggttgaagaaatataataaaattaaaatgaaatacATTTTGAAATGTAAAACTTAACTAATTAGAAAACAGCGAAACAAAATAGCGGGCAGTTGTGGATGACTCACCACAGCATCGCCAGTGGTGGGAGGACTGAATGGCAGGCACTGCTGTGCTACCTATTGCATGCAATTGAAGCAGGCTGTACTTCCACAGATTGCCAACTTTACTAAAGCATTACTAAATAATGACAGCAGGAAGTAGCTTGAGATGAGGTGTATGATATGCCCACTTTGACCCTGGTGCTGCCGGAGAGAGCGCTGTTATATTTCTTCCCATCCCACGAGCAGCATATGAAATGGGAGACAGTGGACGAAGAGGCAGGAATCCATCGCCACAGTCTGCTCTCCTCACCCAGGTGGAAACCCTTACCATTTATTGCACAGATTTGTGAACAAATCATTAATTGTGAAGACTGTCTTGTATCTTGCCTGAGATTTCAGTCCTTGTCTGGTTTTTCTAGGGCTTCCACCAAGGATCATTCTGAAAGTGATTCAGCCCAAATCTGTGCAGTCGTTGGCGAATGAGGAAAGAATGAGCTTATTAAACCAGGAGCTGCTGGCAGGAGAATTTACAGAGCTGTGTCTGAAAACCGCTGACATTCTTCAAAGGGTCCAGGACTACCAGTCCAATGAGGTGCCAACAAAACTCAGAAGAAACTTGGACAAACGGGACATTGCAACAGAAATTAGAAgggttttggcaaccaaagactTTGGGTGCAGATCCTTCGACTCTGGCATGAGGGCACGGCTCCTGTCGCTGGTTGAGTTTGAGCCTATCTCCTGCAATATGCCTTTGTTTCTCAGCCTTCATTATGACACCTTCCTTTCCTTAGCTGAATATTTGAAATCGAATGATAGGCagtgtttccagtttatttttgaaGAGGTTCACATGTATCAGTGTAGCGCAGGGTTGTACGGTGTGCGGAGTGTGCGGGATCCCGTGGCTATCGATGGAGGGATAGAGGAGGTGTTCCAGTTTTCAACCTCCGGCTGTGCTTCTTTTTTGGTCCAGCTCCATTGCAGAGGCTACAGAGACGGTCAGTATCTTCAGTGTAACCGACCGCTCTTGTATAAGCTGTCCAATCTGTCCGGCGGTTTGCACCAAGAGGCCGAGAAAGCTGGCACGGTGATTGCCAACCAGGCTGGCACAACTTGGGTCCGAGAAAATCCTGACGGAGGTTTGAAGGAAATTGTGGAGAGGATCACGCAGAATTCCAGTGGTTCTGTAGATATGGGAAGCTGCTGTTTCCTCATCAATTCGTGGAGTGCCGAGTGTGAAATCAGGCTCCTTTACAAAGATGACACAATCACTGCAACAGCAGAAAGAAATGCTGACATTTATTGACCTTCGAACTGccatcaaaccccccccccccccccccggctgcagTATGTTGGATTGTGAAATGGGTTTACAACATCAGGCTGCGATTTTCACAAGAGGTCGGGGGATTCTCTGACGGGCAGCCTCTTGGTGTGACCTAGGCTTGTGCCAGATTTCTGCCAGTGTTATTTGAAGGCTGGCATTCGGCCATTTAACCAAAGCTTCGGCCACTGGATTGTTCCACCACAAGCGGCCAGGGTAGCAGGCAGCAAATTTAAAATAGTTCACACTACTTCCAGACGCAACCTCCaacctatcccccccccccacttcccgcgCCCCGGCACAGCACAGATATTCATGAGGGGGAGGGTAGGGGGTCAAGGGAGACATGCTCACCCAGAAAACCTTCAGAATCTAATATCAAAAGTGGTTAATTTCAGAACACTTTTACTTAATTTATACGTGAAAAACAACAAGGCCTTGGTCAATTTCCATGAAGTTGGTGACTGCAGTAGCTGAAGTGAGACCATCCAGGATAAATGGACAGAGAACGTTTACTCTGGGAATTCATCACTTTTCACTGTCAGAGTTTCCGGGGGTGGCCACACCTCCTTTTATTCGAGCAAAATCCTGAAGGCCTGGAGTAAAAATCTGTTTTGTCTTTCTATTTTGTAATCCCACATTTCCTTGCTCACAACCCAAGTCATCACGGACAAGAAACAGGATAATGGGTACTGGGGAGTCTGGGGGGGGAAACAGTCTTTCTCCTCCAACCCTTCTGTGTATCTCTACTCTgtcttttactgtctctctctctctctctctgcttcttccCTACTTGTTATGTTCGTTCCTTTCTGTATCTCTTTCCCACATCTTCTGTATTTCCCTCATCATCCCATCTGTGTGTTTCTTTTCTCCTTCTCATCTTCTTCCCCTGGATGTCTCTTTCGCCTTCCATtttttatctctatctctatctccttGTGTGACTCTGTTCCTTCTGTCTCTCTACTCTATCCTGTCTCTGCTcacttccttctgtctctctatccTAATTGTCTGTCTCTGCTcacttccttctgtctctctacTCTATCCTAATTGTCTGTCTCTGCTcacttccttctgtctctctacTCTATCCTAATTGTCTGTCTCTGCTcacttccttctgtctctctacTCTATCCTAATTGTCTGTCTCTGCTcacttccttctgtctctctacTCTATCCTAATTGTCTGTCTCTGCTCACTTCCTTCCGTCTCTCTATCCTAATTGTCTGTCTCTGCTcacttccttctgtctctctacTCTATCCTAATTGTCTGTCTCTGCTcacttccttctgtctctctacTCTATCCTAATTGTCTGTCTCTGCTcacttccttctgtctctctacTCTATCCTAATTGTCTGTCTCTGCTCACTTCCTTCCGTCTCTCTACTCTATCCTAATTGTCTGTCTCTGCTCACTTCCTTCCGTCTCTCTATCCTAATTGTCTGTCTCTGCTcacttccttctgtctctctacTCTATCCTAATTGTCTGTCTCTGCTcacttccttctgtctctctacTCTATCCTAATTGTCTGTCTCTGCTcacttccttctgtctctctacTCTATCCTAATTGTCTGTCTCTCTACTCTATCCTAATTGTCTGCCTCTCTACTCTATCCTAATTGTCTGCCTCTGCTCATTTCCTTCTGACTCTCACCTTGTTCTGCCCTGTCTATttctctcaattaaatctcttttaagagaaaggggggagaagcgaggtgaggaagtgtttagtcacgatgctgcagccatcatggtgtggggcaggcttgatggaccagctggtcttttcctgcccgtcaatttcgtatgttcatatgtgacTCCCCTTCTTTGTGTTCCTCCATCCGATCTGTGAATGTTTGTCTGCTCAGTCTCTCTTTTcctatatctgtctctctcctttgctttctctgtctctctcctctgttttggtttctctccccttccctactctctgtctttccccctTCCCTTCTCACCCA
Coding sequences:
- the LOC137327068 gene encoding uncharacterized protein, whose protein sequence is MAQFEGIQLGGKGGDPMKNYIQSSHDILVTALYNIDPLLDQMIASHLLTNENYYEIRTEKIPPQKARKLLEIVQLQMNENDVLRFVECLRRCKHHYPRLKQWLAGDTGIKRGPTEQKLQKQANVLCQRLGHSVTPIAMRLFSNETISQYELDIVQGETTLYCQAQRLISICLQKGEHSCQRLTEALHEEDTILAQDIDEAVYAKEPLFSVQPQQVLQDLKLKCGYGEEIQLQQIEKELVREALTLLRLDTGRGMSLNVCEFGVLLGLPRKVVQDCLFELESAEDFHQLAAVIHTFMEKTNDEERLRQKMASANGYRLLLSRRAKLLLKLLQSGLADCHRSEQFSNICLFILRDCLAEAEEDVSEVSTLDIMGCLQKLEGNSLVDVMIVRELAEVWSEGAAENFQRSVPFITQLVRDLFPLLDTVEFDAVLVRRGVYRCHPRTLRRVTSFKGLPPRIILKVIQPKSVQSLANEERMSLLNQELLAGEFTELCLKTADILQRVQDYQSNEVPTKLRRNLDKRDIATEIRRVLATKDFGCRSFDSGMRARLLSLVEFEPISCNMPLFLSLHYDTFLSLAEYLKSNDRQCFQFIFEEVHMYQCSAGLYGVRSVRDPVAIDGGIEEVFQFSTSGCASFLVQLHCRGYRDGQYLQCNRPLLYKLSNLSGGLHQEAEKAGTVIANQAGTTWVRENPDGGLKEIVERITQNSSGSVDMGSCCFLINSWSAECEIRLLYKDDTITATAERNADIY